One Thermoplasma volcanium GSS1 genomic window carries:
- a CDS encoding ABC transporter permease: MELRFFIIRRLLLLIPTLIGLTLLTFILVRALPTSLLLSQYVNPHSTLPRSVQIAHAKAILGLDYPVPIQYFFYLAALIHGNWGFMVSNFYTGPVLTGIEEFFPNTLQLTIFAVILSVLISIPLGTYIGSKPNSLADHAGRIFSLAVYAMPAFVLALLFQIVFGRGAITGNPLGVFPISGTFNYALVPFPVPSWLTTPGTSALVSHPTHLIIFDALIHHNYAIAYSGLLHIVLPVLTLTLGILAGIVRFLRAGMMDNMRQEYVKTARAKGVPEKVIIRRHIRKNALIPTVTVLGLLFASLLGGVVLIEDVFDYPGMGLLGINAITSYSIYGVMGVTLVFGLVLVFANLIVDVVYAFLDPRIRY; the protein is encoded by the coding sequence ATGGAGTTACGATTCTTTATAATCCGTAGACTGCTCCTTTTAATTCCGACGCTAATAGGGTTGACTTTGTTGACATTTATCCTTGTTAGAGCCTTGCCCACTTCTCTATTGTTATCTCAGTATGTAAATCCGCATAGTACGCTTCCTAGATCTGTTCAGATTGCTCATGCGAAGGCTATACTTGGCTTAGACTATCCTGTTCCTATACAGTACTTTTTCTATTTAGCTGCACTTATACATGGCAATTGGGGGTTTATGGTAAGTAACTTTTATACAGGCCCAGTGCTTACAGGTATAGAGGAATTCTTCCCGAATACATTGCAGTTGACTATATTTGCTGTAATATTGTCAGTATTGATATCTATACCCCTGGGCACTTACATCGGTTCAAAGCCCAATTCCCTTGCCGATCACGCAGGTAGAATATTCTCACTTGCTGTATACGCTATGCCTGCCTTCGTACTCGCTCTTTTATTCCAAATTGTGTTCGGAAGGGGTGCTATAACAGGAAACCCTCTTGGTGTTTTCCCGATTTCTGGAACATTTAATTACGCTTTAGTTCCGTTTCCTGTTCCTTCGTGGTTAACTACGCCTGGTACAAGTGCTCTTGTAAGCCACCCTACGCACTTGATAATATTCGATGCTTTAATTCACCACAATTATGCTATTGCATACAGCGGTCTTCTTCATATTGTTCTACCGGTCCTTACTTTGACCTTGGGTATACTTGCAGGCATAGTGAGGTTTCTCAGGGCAGGCATGATGGATAATATGAGGCAGGAATATGTGAAGACCGCCAGGGCAAAGGGTGTACCTGAGAAAGTTATAATAAGAAGGCACATAAGGAAGAACGCACTCATTCCTACCGTTACTGTTTTGGGCCTCCTATTTGCAAGTTTGCTGGGTGGTGTAGTTTTAATCGAAGACGTTTTCGATTATCCTGGAATGGGCCTACTTGGCATTAACGCAATAACTAGTTATTCAATATATGGCGTCATGGGTGTTACTTTGGTATTTGGCTTAGTGCTTGTGTTTGCAAACCTGATTGTCGATGTTGTGTATGCCTTCTTGGATCCAAGGATTAGGTATTGA
- a CDS encoding 2-oxoacid:acceptor oxidoreductase subunit alpha, protein MKQNEVIIRVAGAAGDGVQSAGEILIRTFARSGLYATSYNYYQDIIRGGESWYQVRASDEKVKNQGDGLDVLIALNLDGVERHTNPEINEGGASPLGKDGVAIFDSSIKNYTKRETNYCPIPLSDIASKYSKNPLLKNTVGLGAAIAAIGIDFDILAGVIRDQFGKKGDIAEANVKAAKEGYDYYLANYKPLGKKFKYGKKKYMLSGGMSVALGAVAGGLKMYVAYPMTPASSALHFLAQHAKKYGVFVKIPEDEISAINTTIGANYAGVRAMTGSSGGGFALMTEAVGLAGMTEVPIVIYEAQRPGPSTGLPTKTEQGDLNQVLGASQGDFPRIVFAPGDIEEAFYITREAMNLAEKYQTPVFVMSDLYLAEHYDTLDGLDLNFKIDNGERAKDNEEDYKRYLITDTGISPRAIPGQAGLMHNEDSDEHNEYGDVVSDAITNPIDRIKMMQKRMRKLDTYIEEMPPTPTYKISDAEYVIIQWGSTKGAVEEAIDILRSKGIKIGAIEVKNVFPLNPDIGSLLKNRKKIFAVENNYSGQLSKYIAAQFLIKPELITKYDGEAFYPGALANEIEIRIGKKKEVIKE, encoded by the coding sequence ATGAAACAAAATGAAGTTATTATAAGAGTTGCGGGTGCAGCTGGTGACGGTGTGCAATCCGCAGGAGAGATACTTATTAGAACTTTTGCAAGAAGCGGGTTATACGCTACATCGTACAACTATTATCAGGATATAATAAGAGGCGGTGAATCCTGGTACCAAGTAAGGGCTTCGGACGAGAAAGTAAAAAATCAAGGAGACGGGTTAGATGTATTGATAGCTCTTAATCTTGACGGCGTTGAAAGGCACACAAATCCAGAGATAAACGAAGGAGGGGCATCTCCCCTTGGAAAAGACGGTGTTGCTATATTTGATAGCTCAATAAAGAACTATACTAAGAGGGAAACTAATTACTGCCCAATTCCCCTATCAGATATTGCATCAAAGTACAGCAAGAATCCGTTGTTAAAAAACACAGTCGGCCTTGGAGCGGCGATAGCTGCTATAGGCATAGACTTTGATATCCTCGCTGGTGTTATAAGGGATCAGTTTGGGAAGAAAGGCGACATAGCTGAAGCCAATGTAAAGGCAGCCAAAGAGGGTTACGATTATTATCTGGCAAATTATAAGCCGCTTGGCAAGAAATTTAAGTATGGTAAGAAGAAGTATATGCTTTCTGGAGGTATGTCCGTTGCCTTAGGTGCTGTTGCTGGCGGCCTTAAGATGTATGTGGCCTATCCAATGACTCCAGCTTCATCAGCTCTACACTTCCTTGCACAGCATGCAAAGAAATATGGTGTTTTTGTCAAAATACCGGAAGATGAAATATCTGCTATAAATACCACCATAGGTGCGAACTATGCAGGAGTAAGGGCCATGACTGGGTCATCCGGCGGAGGATTTGCACTTATGACTGAAGCAGTTGGATTGGCCGGTATGACAGAAGTCCCCATAGTGATATACGAGGCGCAGAGGCCTGGCCCATCAACAGGCTTACCCACTAAAACCGAGCAAGGTGACCTGAATCAAGTCCTTGGAGCTTCTCAAGGAGACTTCCCGAGGATCGTTTTCGCTCCCGGGGATATAGAAGAAGCGTTCTATATAACCAGGGAAGCTATGAACTTAGCTGAAAAGTACCAAACACCGGTATTTGTTATGTCAGATCTTTACCTTGCAGAGCATTACGATACTTTAGACGGATTAGATCTTAACTTTAAGATTGACAATGGAGAAAGGGCAAAGGATAACGAAGAAGATTATAAAAGGTATCTTATAACTGATACAGGCATTTCTCCAAGGGCTATTCCTGGGCAAGCTGGGTTAATGCATAATGAAGATTCAGACGAGCACAATGAATATGGTGACGTTGTTAGCGATGCAATTACGAATCCAATAGATAGGATAAAGATGATGCAGAAGAGGATGAGAAAGCTTGATACCTATATTGAAGAAATGCCACCTACACCAACGTACAAAATATCAGATGCTGAGTACGTTATAATACAGTGGGGAAGCACAAAAGGAGCTGTCGAAGAGGCCATAGATATCCTTAGATCGAAAGGGATAAAAATCGGGGCAATAGAGGTCAAAAATGTATTCCCACTGAACCCTGACATTGGTTCCCTACTTAAGAACAGAAAGAAGATATTTGCTGTAGAGAATAACTACTCAGGGCAACTTTCAAAGTATATTGCAGCACAATTCCTAATCAAGCCTGAACTGATAACAAAGTATGATGGTGAAGCTTTCTATCCAGGTGCTCTGGCTAATGAAATTGAGATACGGATTGGAAAGAAAAAGGAAGTTATAAAGGAGTGA
- a CDS encoding ABC transporter ATP-binding protein, protein MEDEIILYVSHLKKYFDIPNGLGRNLGYVKAVDDVTFTAKKGETIGIVGETGCGKTTLGRTILQLTKATDGNVYFHLDQDIMKKAIELEEEYYSLTHKKEKSEEDKRRIKEVEDELIPFRKKYSLTKMKPKQIKEYRRYMQPVFQDPFSSLDPRKLIKDIIAEPMKLLTNMSKEEILEKEKEIINEIGLSEDHLYRFPHEFSGGQRQRIGIARAISIEPDLLLLDEPTSALDVSVQAQILNMLKDIQQRHNLTYLFISHHLNVIRSMSDRVIVMYLGKIVEIAETHTLFTEMLHPYTKALLSAIPVPDPDTKKQHIILEGEIPSPVNPPKGCYFHNRCPEAMRNCGWSPRDLSEPIRDAFDVFRNPEAEALPEISKIVVDEGNNILHVRFSSQVQDQQKVLSVVQSIVDKESLGKRGIMYKAIENITWESDGKSLAIKMIEPDVPKLVEAKKDHFVSCLLYESPVKEEIENAPNPGN, encoded by the coding sequence ATGGAAGATGAAATCATACTTTATGTTTCACATTTGAAGAAGTATTTCGATATCCCTAACGGTCTTGGAAGAAATCTTGGTTACGTTAAAGCTGTTGATGATGTTACGTTCACCGCAAAGAAGGGAGAAACAATAGGGATTGTCGGAGAAACCGGCTGTGGTAAGACAACTCTTGGTCGAACAATCCTTCAACTAACTAAGGCGACAGATGGTAACGTTTACTTTCACCTAGATCAGGACATTATGAAAAAGGCAATAGAACTTGAAGAAGAGTATTATTCATTGACGCATAAAAAGGAGAAATCAGAAGAAGATAAACGTAGAATAAAGGAAGTGGAAGATGAACTAATACCCTTCAGGAAGAAATATTCTCTGACTAAGATGAAGCCTAAGCAGATAAAAGAATACAGGAGGTATATGCAGCCTGTTTTCCAGGATCCTTTTTCATCCCTTGACCCAAGGAAGCTCATAAAGGACATAATAGCGGAGCCAATGAAATTATTGACAAACATGTCGAAGGAAGAGATCCTTGAAAAGGAAAAAGAGATCATAAATGAAATAGGCCTTAGCGAAGATCACCTTTATAGATTCCCACATGAATTCAGCGGTGGGCAGAGGCAGAGAATAGGTATTGCCAGAGCAATATCAATAGAGCCGGATCTGCTCCTTTTGGATGAGCCCACTTCAGCGCTCGATGTTTCTGTACAGGCACAGATATTAAACATGCTGAAAGACATCCAGCAGAGGCATAACCTGACATACCTTTTTATATCGCACCATCTAAACGTGATACGAAGCATGTCAGATCGTGTTATCGTTATGTACCTTGGAAAAATAGTCGAGATTGCAGAAACGCATACGTTATTCACAGAGATGCTTCATCCTTACACAAAGGCATTGCTTTCAGCCATACCTGTGCCAGATCCAGACACTAAGAAGCAGCATATTATACTTGAAGGAGAGATACCCAGTCCGGTTAACCCGCCCAAGGGCTGCTATTTCCATAACAGATGCCCTGAGGCAATGAGAAACTGTGGATGGTCTCCACGCGATCTGTCCGAGCCAATACGTGACGCCTTTGATGTTTTCAGGAATCCAGAAGCAGAAGCCTTGCCTGAGATATCAAAGATAGTTGTAGACGAAGGCAATAATATATTGCACGTCAGGTTTTCTAGTCAGGTACAGGATCAGCAGAAGGTACTTTCAGTTGTGCAGTCTATAGTAGATAAAGAATCTTTAGGAAAGAGAGGCATAATGTACAAAGCTATAGAAAATATAACTTGGGAAAGCGATGGCAAGTCGCTTGCAATAAAAATGATAGAGCCGGATGTGCCGAAACTCGTGGAAGCCAAGAAGGACCACTTCGTTTCCTGCCTTCTGTACGAATCTCCAGTGAAGGAGGAAATAGAGAATGCGCCAAATCCAGGTAATTGA
- a CDS encoding thiamine pyrophosphate-dependent enzyme, which produces MNDYKNKRVPPDWCPGCGNFAQLSAITMALAELKIDPKDVVVASGIGCSSNMPEFLNTYGYHGLHGRLLPFASGVKWANSKLTVIAYGGDGDGFFEGTQHFFHTAKRNVDITYMVSDNQVFGLTTGQASPTAPIGLRTKTTPDGNIETPFNPITFALNAGATFVARGFSGDIKHLKELTVKAIKHKGFSFIDVLSPCVTWNKENSYEYFRPRVYHLEGNDVTNFDQAYKLGLEWGDKIPIGVFYEVERPTYEDLDEVLKDGPLIDQKIHQLTEDDLEEFA; this is translated from the coding sequence ATGAATGATTATAAAAACAAAAGGGTACCACCTGACTGGTGCCCAGGATGCGGAAATTTTGCTCAGCTCTCAGCGATTACTATGGCACTGGCAGAATTGAAGATAGATCCAAAGGATGTAGTGGTAGCTAGCGGTATAGGATGTTCTTCAAATATGCCGGAATTCCTGAACACGTACGGATATCACGGATTGCATGGCCGACTCCTTCCATTTGCCTCCGGAGTCAAATGGGCAAATTCAAAATTGACGGTAATTGCATACGGTGGAGACGGCGACGGATTCTTCGAAGGTACTCAGCATTTCTTCCATACCGCCAAGAGAAATGTAGATATTACGTATATGGTATCGGATAACCAGGTATTCGGATTAACAACTGGCCAGGCATCTCCTACTGCACCGATCGGCCTAAGGACAAAAACAACACCTGATGGTAACATAGAAACTCCTTTTAACCCAATAACATTTGCACTAAATGCGGGTGCAACATTTGTAGCACGCGGCTTTTCTGGCGACATAAAGCACCTCAAGGAATTAACTGTTAAAGCAATAAAGCACAAGGGTTTCTCATTCATCGATGTGTTGAGCCCATGTGTTACTTGGAATAAGGAGAACAGCTATGAATATTTCAGGCCGAGGGTATACCATCTGGAAGGTAACGACGTTACCAACTTCGATCAGGCATACAAACTCGGTCTTGAATGGGGAGACAAAATACCGATCGGAGTCTTTTACGAAGTTGAAAGGCCGACCTATGAAGATCTGGATGAAGTCCTTAAAGATGGACCTTTGATAGACCAGAAAATACACCAACTAACTGAAGATGATCTTGAGGAATTTGCATAA
- a CDS encoding ABC transporter permease: MAEVEVFKARRKEQKKRSARLEDFLFTLRLIVSNKIAFVGLLITLVYFAIAVIDYIDPRWLGVSNLSSALNFLHGKSYYPSATLVLPPTLSHGWYYWLGTTEYGIPILPDMLAALKVDLTLSVEIVLTGALIGLILGTVSAYYGGLIDEAMMRITDIFFSIPALILALAIAFIIGLTFTNIALAFIIVWWPIYARLGRSLTLSIKNMNFIEAANAAGSSSVRNIFYHVIPGVLSPLFVQFSLDIGTVVQLFAALEFLGVVPVDPFLPELGRMMVWGESYLIFGKWWAVLIPAIFLMIFTVSVSLLGDGLRDVLDPRQRR; encoded by the coding sequence ATGGCAGAAGTAGAAGTATTTAAAGCTAGAAGAAAGGAACAAAAAAAGAGATCAGCTAGGCTTGAAGATTTTCTCTTCACTCTTAGACTTATCGTTTCTAACAAAATAGCCTTTGTAGGTTTGCTAATAACTTTAGTATATTTTGCTATAGCTGTAATCGATTATATAGATCCGAGGTGGCTTGGTGTTTCCAATCTAAGTTCAGCACTTAACTTTTTACATGGGAAGAGCTATTATCCAAGTGCAACACTCGTTCTCCCTCCAACGCTTTCCCATGGATGGTATTACTGGCTAGGTACAACGGAATATGGTATACCTATACTACCTGACATGCTTGCCGCATTGAAAGTTGATCTTACCTTGTCCGTGGAAATAGTGCTGACAGGTGCGCTGATAGGCTTAATACTTGGTACGGTATCGGCCTACTATGGCGGTCTTATTGATGAAGCTATGATGAGGATAACTGATATATTTTTCAGTATACCGGCATTAATACTAGCTTTAGCGATTGCTTTTATAATCGGCTTGACCTTTACTAATATTGCATTGGCGTTCATAATAGTATGGTGGCCTATTTATGCAAGGCTAGGAAGAAGCCTCACTCTTTCCATAAAGAATATGAATTTCATAGAAGCTGCTAATGCTGCCGGATCTTCTTCAGTTAGAAACATTTTCTATCACGTAATACCGGGGGTCCTGTCTCCGCTCTTCGTTCAGTTCTCTTTGGATATAGGGACAGTTGTGCAACTTTTTGCAGCTCTCGAATTTCTTGGCGTCGTGCCAGTTGATCCATTCCTACCTGAACTTGGTAGGATGATGGTTTGGGGTGAATCATATCTTATATTTGGTAAGTGGTGGGCTGTATTGATACCGGCTATTTTCCTGATGATATTTACGGTATCAGTCAGTCTCCTCGGAGACGGTCTTAGAGACGTACTTGACCCAAGGCAGAGGAGATAA
- a CDS encoding ABC transporter substrate-binding protein, translated as MEDKNMDNTQPNIPPVAPKASNTKWYAIIAVLVVIIVVVSVLGFYHPVTTGTSAKVTSAQSTASIGQPYTMTITTNGKFDNMTIYWGDQTTSTVYYTGSDTVTVSHIYKYPGNYYVYYVVNFGGSTYTSLDSLVSVVAAAPVLPQNESLATVSLISSSKNALINQTQIFPIGTSLSYLVGYYTLPSNPDFTIISQVAYIYKNGSLVDQITLPYYYNNTSGSFKLPPSEAYVNLTNLGSGFYEIGVVTYTGEILNSTTGAINVTAGIFHTYFYQDFVVASSASLYVAPTVVTTFVNAEDETGAYKTLDGAIAYDTVSDEILENVYQFLVTYNGSSSTSFVPQLASQLPSTTNGGINTNYKNYTVHTPWGISYTVHIKPYENYTFHIRSNATWQNGQPVTAWDVYYSYIRTLLFDAGSPETPGWIIAQVLLPGNYYTSNTFWNITQNMTVDNATNSITFHFQKPLTPNFVFELLSASGDYVMDANWIVAHATASQPALAWKSGLTPYSLPWNATGFNEYKAQGSASDYNQYLVNNVMADGPYEIDYIIPSSAVVLIKNPDFNPPGPWFPRAHIDKVVLEYIGETSTRYLQLKSGYAQTGGIPTSDWSLVEGLNASHIDYYLSKPSLSIFWYNFNANVNTTMLSTLDKSANMPSALFSVLQIRKAFAYAYNESEYLNKDEGNAIYNVTFAVPYAGMLDVGMLGYQSINELNATTNGQVPYFNLNLAKMYWEEGVRDWNKLVNSTGNSSLDITVATSGTNKGDYVYQGKPLNIPIIIFSGDPDDLAGATQWGDYLSTFITGFTFTVIPLAFPSIIGYQVQGQNPMPIYELGWAPDYPYPTDYLGPMALPENSTTYPGPNDMTPWWIGYNTSNPARNVTEAMYLQKMIGYYNNGTSTSNITLALYWFHKMNEELINMTFYVYLYQAVDFQIMSYKVPMSVMKTWEQNIIGTIGGGDLLYNYLYYT; from the coding sequence TTGGAGGATAAGAATATGGATAATACTCAACCTAATATCCCTCCTGTTGCACCAAAAGCGTCCAACACGAAATGGTACGCAATAATAGCTGTGCTTGTAGTTATTATTGTTGTAGTCAGCGTGTTGGGCTTCTACCATCCGGTGACAACGGGAACAAGTGCGAAAGTGACATCTGCTCAATCAACAGCCTCAATAGGACAGCCGTATACAATGACGATAACCACAAATGGAAAATTTGACAATATGACCATATACTGGGGTGATCAAACAACATCTACCGTTTACTATACAGGTTCGGATACGGTAACGGTATCCCATATATACAAATATCCAGGGAACTACTACGTCTATTATGTAGTTAATTTCGGTGGTTCGACTTATACAAGTTTGGATTCTCTCGTGTCTGTAGTTGCCGCAGCGCCTGTTCTCCCGCAAAATGAATCACTAGCAACGGTATCTCTTATAAGCAGCTCGAAAAATGCGCTTATAAATCAAACGCAGATATTCCCAATTGGAACTAGTCTGTCGTATTTAGTGGGTTATTATACACTGCCATCAAATCCCGATTTTACAATAATATCTCAGGTTGCTTACATCTATAAAAACGGATCTCTAGTAGACCAAATAACGTTGCCGTACTATTACAATAATACCAGTGGATCATTCAAGTTGCCACCATCCGAAGCCTATGTTAATTTGACCAACCTTGGGTCAGGTTTCTATGAAATCGGTGTGGTTACATACACTGGAGAGATACTCAACTCTACGACTGGAGCTATCAATGTAACTGCAGGCATATTCCACACTTACTTCTATCAGGATTTTGTTGTTGCGAGTTCAGCTTCTCTGTATGTCGCGCCAACCGTAGTAACGACTTTCGTCAACGCTGAGGATGAGACTGGAGCATATAAGACCCTGGATGGAGCTATAGCATACGATACGGTTTCTGACGAAATACTTGAAAATGTTTATCAGTTCCTAGTCACGTACAATGGATCTTCTTCTACTTCATTCGTACCTCAACTTGCCTCTCAGCTCCCATCAACAACTAACGGTGGCATAAATACGAATTACAAGAATTACACTGTACATACTCCATGGGGAATTAGCTACACAGTTCACATAAAGCCATATGAAAACTACACTTTCCACATAAGGTCTAACGCTACATGGCAGAACGGGCAGCCTGTAACAGCATGGGATGTATATTATTCGTACATACGAACACTCTTGTTTGATGCAGGTTCTCCTGAGACACCAGGCTGGATAATCGCCCAAGTACTTCTGCCTGGCAATTATTATACCTCTAATACATTCTGGAACATAACCCAAAACATGACAGTGGATAACGCCACGAATAGTATAACATTCCACTTCCAGAAACCTCTCACACCTAATTTCGTATTTGAGCTACTTTCTGCCAGCGGAGACTATGTAATGGACGCTAACTGGATAGTAGCCCATGCTACAGCATCCCAGCCAGCTTTGGCCTGGAAGTCAGGTTTAACGCCCTATTCGCTCCCATGGAACGCTACTGGCTTCAACGAGTATAAAGCACAAGGATCAGCTTCAGACTACAACCAATATCTGGTTAACAACGTTATGGCTGACGGTCCGTATGAAATAGACTACATAATCCCATCATCTGCCGTAGTATTAATTAAGAATCCCGATTTTAATCCTCCTGGTCCATGGTTCCCGAGGGCGCATATAGATAAAGTCGTCCTTGAATACATAGGGGAAACCTCGACAAGGTATCTGCAGCTGAAATCGGGCTACGCTCAGACTGGGGGAATACCGACGAGCGACTGGTCTTTGGTAGAGGGTCTTAATGCTTCACACATAGATTACTATTTGTCGAAGCCGTCCCTTAGCATATTCTGGTACAACTTTAATGCAAACGTTAATACTACGATGCTGTCTACTCTAGACAAAAGTGCCAATATGCCTTCAGCCTTATTCTCAGTTCTGCAGATAAGAAAGGCTTTTGCCTACGCCTACAACGAGAGCGAGTATTTGAACAAGGACGAAGGAAATGCAATATATAACGTTACCTTTGCAGTACCATATGCTGGTATGCTTGATGTAGGTATGCTGGGATATCAGAGCATAAATGAACTGAATGCGACAACTAACGGACAGGTTCCATACTTCAACCTAAACCTAGCCAAGATGTACTGGGAAGAGGGAGTAAGAGACTGGAATAAACTTGTTAATTCTACCGGAAATTCGTCATTAGATATAACTGTCGCAACATCAGGTACGAATAAGGGTGATTATGTATACCAGGGGAAACCGCTCAATATACCAATAATAATATTCAGTGGTGATCCGGACGATCTAGCTGGAGCAACTCAGTGGGGTGATTATCTGTCAACATTCATTACAGGTTTTACTTTTACGGTTATACCACTTGCATTCCCGAGTATCATTGGATACCAGGTCCAGGGTCAAAATCCCATGCCTATATATGAATTAGGATGGGCTCCGGATTACCCGTATCCAACGGATTATTTGGGTCCAATGGCATTGCCAGAAAACTCAACAACATATCCAGGCCCGAATGACATGACTCCGTGGTGGATCGGATACAACACAAGCAATCCGGCTCGAAACGTAACGGAAGCTATGTATCTGCAGAAGATGATTGGCTACTACAATAATGGAACTTCGACGTCCAATATTACACTAGCCCTCTATTGGTTCCACAAGATGAACGAGGAACTCATAAACATGACATTCTATGTTTACCTCTATCAGGCAGTAGATTTCCAGATAATGTCTTATAAGGTACCAATGAGTGTTATGAAAACCTGGGAACAGAACATTATAGGGACGATCGGTGGCGGAGACTTACTATACAATTACCTTTACTACACTTAG
- a CDS encoding ABC transporter ATP-binding protein, which translates to MIEEQRSKEEEIQPIVKVNNLVTQFFTYKGIVKALDGVSFQIKPGEILGLVGESGCGKSVTATSIMDLIPDPPGRIISGEIYIDNFNILADLDKQAKIIVKSETKVKVKRNKRYMKRHNFIMSKIRGNKISMIFQEPSLSMNPVMKIGDQITEAILLHSKIEIANSIIRRETMSDDDLKKFYETASALKSHLELRRYVHSWAQDYGVAEAEEGIIEIIERNDQNALQELKSIVEEQKTHINLKYIGLERDYERYNELLFDLNLQLLAAESRKDENKISELRGQIKHTQSYIRSKFTSYRIIKKFIGKRIDEPFKKEARRRALELLKLVNIAGPERVIDSYPHELSGGMLQRSMIAMALSSNPKILIADEPTTALDVTTQAQILDIMKDLNRVTKTSILFITHDLAVIAEMCHRVAVMYAGNIVEEAPVKEIFKNPKHPYTVGLLKAIPRPDVKVDKFEKLESIKGSVPNLINPPSGCRFNPRCPFRMDICDKEKPKLIDIGNGHKVACFLFEDKNGVEKEAE; encoded by the coding sequence ATGATAGAAGAACAGAGATCTAAAGAAGAAGAAATTCAGCCAATCGTGAAGGTGAATAATCTAGTTACGCAGTTCTTTACATACAAAGGCATAGTAAAAGCTCTCGATGGGGTATCTTTCCAAATCAAGCCAGGTGAGATACTGGGACTTGTAGGTGAGAGTGGCTGCGGAAAAAGCGTAACGGCTACTTCCATTATGGACCTCATACCAGATCCACCAGGCAGGATAATTTCAGGTGAAATTTACATAGATAACTTTAATATTCTTGCGGATCTCGATAAACAGGCAAAAATAATAGTTAAGTCAGAAACTAAGGTAAAGGTTAAAAGAAATAAAAGATACATGAAGAGACACAATTTTATAATGTCTAAGATCAGGGGAAACAAAATATCGATGATATTCCAAGAACCATCCCTTTCAATGAACCCAGTTATGAAAATAGGGGATCAGATAACAGAAGCTATACTGCTTCACAGCAAGATAGAAATAGCCAACAGTATAATAAGACGCGAAACTATGAGTGACGATGATCTTAAGAAATTTTATGAAACTGCTTCAGCTCTTAAGTCACATCTAGAGCTGAGAAGATACGTACATTCATGGGCCCAGGATTACGGTGTGGCTGAAGCTGAGGAAGGCATAATTGAGATAATCGAGAGAAATGATCAAAATGCCCTTCAGGAGCTAAAAAGTATTGTAGAGGAACAAAAAACCCATATTAACCTTAAGTACATAGGATTAGAGCGTGATTACGAAAGATACAATGAGCTACTTTTCGATCTAAACCTTCAGCTCCTTGCGGCTGAGAGTAGGAAAGATGAGAATAAAATATCAGAACTTCGAGGCCAAATAAAGCATACACAATCCTACATAAGATCCAAATTTACTAGTTATCGGATAATAAAGAAATTTATAGGGAAAAGAATCGATGAACCTTTCAAGAAAGAGGCTAGAAGGAGAGCCTTAGAATTACTAAAGCTTGTCAACATAGCTGGTCCGGAAAGAGTCATTGATTCTTATCCACACGAGCTCAGTGGAGGCATGCTTCAAAGGTCAATGATAGCAATGGCCCTTTCATCAAATCCCAAGATTTTGATCGCAGACGAACCTACAACTGCGCTAGATGTAACAACGCAGGCTCAGATACTCGATATAATGAAGGATCTAAACAGAGTAACTAAAACATCGATTCTTTTTATAACGCACGATCTCGCAGTTATAGCTGAGATGTGTCACAGAGTAGCGGTAATGTATGCAGGCAATATAGTGGAAGAAGCACCCGTTAAAGAAATATTTAAGAATCCAAAGCACCCATATACTGTTGGCCTGCTCAAGGCGATTCCAAGGCCAGATGTTAAAGTCGATAAGTTCGAGAAGTTGGAATCTATAAAGGGTTCTGTTCCGAATCTTATTAATCCGCCGTCAGGGTGCAGGTTTAATCCGAGATGTCCTTTTAGGATGGATATATGCGATAAAGAGAAACCTAAGCTAATAGACATAGGCAACGGTCACAAGGTTGCCTGTTTTCTATTTGAAGATAAGAATGGTGTAGAAAAGGAGGCAGAGTAA